The DNA window TCAAAGCGCGTCCAATTGCCACTTAAATGATCATGATTGCCGTAGCACATAATAACTGGTATTTTTTGATTAGCAAGTTGTTGCATGCCTTTTTGAAAACGCGCTTGCGCACGAATGTTGCGATCTTCCCCGTCATAAATGTCTCCCACAATTAACACGAAATCTGGTTTTGTTTTTAGTGCATAGTTGATAAGTCGATCGAACGCTTCTAACGTACTGTCTTTTAATTTTTGCCATTGCTCTTTTTGCAAATCCCTCATGCCGATAAAAGGGCTTCCTAAATGCAAATCTGCCGTGTGGATAAAGCGAATCGACTCCATAAATAAACCCCTTTTAATTACCGAATATTTGTTCTTATTTTATCATGACAAAACCATTAAAAAAACTCTTTGCAGAAAAGTTTCTGTAAACAGTCGAATCGATCAATGTTCCAAAGCACTTAATAAGATGTTTTAAAAATGACAGGACTTTTTAATGGAAAGCCTTTATACTTAAAATGAACATCCATTCAGAAAGGATTGATTCTGCTTGAGAACTTACAAACTGACAGCTTTTGAACAAACTGGCAAACAACTACTAGACGAAACATTTACCGCTGAGACGGACGAAGAAGCGCGTGGTAAAGGTCAAGCTATGTTAGAAGAAAAAGAATTGATTAACCAAACACATCGCTTAGCGTCACCCGCTGGGAAACTTATTCTTTTCCATTCATAAGAACGTAAAAAGCATGGCGGAGATTCCGCCATGCTTTTTATAGACCTTTAAACTCAGGTTTTCGCTTTTCAACAAATGCTTGGATGCCTTCTAAATGATCTGCTGATTTCCGCATTGCCGATTGTGCTGCCGCTTCCATGTCCAGCGTACTGACTAACTCTTTTACTTTCCATTGATGAAGAATGTGCTTAGATGCCAATTTAGCACCGATTGGTGATGAGATTGCTTCAGTTGCATAGGCTTCTGCTTTTTCAAGACCTCTTCCTTCGGCAGTCACTTCTTCGATTAATCCTTTTGCTAGTGCATCGTGTGCTTTTAACACTTGTCCTGACCAAATAATCTGCTTGGCTTTTGGTACACCTACTCGTTCTTTCATAAAGAAATGACCGCCACCATCTGGTACTAGCCCGATGCCGATAAAATTCATAGCCAATTTACTATTTTCTTCTGCGACTACATAGTCACAGGCCAGTGCCATACTAAAAGCAAGACCAGCTGCTGCTCCATGTATAGCAGCAATTGTAATTTGTGGCAGCGTGTAAAGTGCTTTTGCCAAGCGGCTGACGTCCTTCATAACCAAATCGATATCCATTGGATGTTCCGGGTCCATCATCTCTTTGATATCGCCGCCCGCTGAAAATGCTCTACCTTCGCCACGAATAATTAGGACCTGTATTGTGCTGTCTTGCAACAAAGATTCAAAGCAATCCGCTAGTTCTTTCATCATCGTTCCATTCATGGCATTCATTGATTTCGGACGATTCAAAACCAATTGGCCGATTCGTCCTTGTTTTGTCAATTCAATCGTTTCGTACATAAAAAGAGACACCCCTTCATAGAAATGAATTGTCATTCACTTCTATGTATTCGGTGTCTCTTTCTATTATTCCTTTATTTTTTTGAAAATTACATGCTTTCGTATAAAGACTGAACCGGTTTGATCAAGACACGGTTTACTTCTTCGATCATTTGGCTTAATCCCATTTCAGCTTCAAGCATTGCAAGAATTTTTTCGTTTTGCTGAGCTGCTTGTGCAGTGCTTTGCGCGTTCATCATTTCTTCTTCTGTAATTTCTTCACCTTGTGTTTGTTTTTGCTGAAGAGAAATCTGCAAATCACGGAACGTCTTAAATAACTCATTTGCTTCTTTATCAGAAGTTACTTGTGCAACTGCCTCTTCTAATTTCTTAAACTCGTCTGTTGAACGGAACGTGCTTTCTAATTTGTTGATGTCGTCATAAATGTTTACTGTCATGTTCATCCATCTCCTCTTTGTTAGTTTAGTATCATGACGAAAATCCCTTGGAAGATTCCGATGAATCCTCCTAAAAAAGCGCCCAATACGGTAATCATTTTAAATTCTCTCCGGGATATTCCAAGCACCAATTCTTCTAGGCGACTGAGCGGCAGAGAATCGACTTGCTCTTTCACCATACCTTCCATATCAATTTTCAATATGGTTTCTTCCAGTTTATGCTCTCCTTGTTCGAAGACAAAGTCTGTCACAAGTGGCGTAAAATTGACACTCGTCCATTTTAACCCTCCAGGCCAAGTCTCTGCAAGTGTTGTGTTTAAACGCGTTGAAATCGCGGCTTTTTCACGCACATACTGTTTCACTGCGGTTAATGCTGTATCAAAATCAAATTCTTTAAGTAACTCATCGACTCTCCGGTCCTGTACTTTTTCCCATTCACTAAATGCCAATGTTCCTACCAATTCGAAGGTTCTTGGGGAGTTGAGAAATTTGATAATTTCCGGTTGAATCCGATCTACTAACGGTTTTGACTCACCAAGCAAAGAATGCAGCATATGACCAAAGCGACCTCGCGATTCTAAAAATTCATCCAACAAAGACTTGATCGTTTGTCTTCCTTGCGGCGATTCAAAATAAGTTGTTCCTTGACTGATGGCATATTCGACACCTTCATAGAGTTTGGCTTCTGTCTCTGCTTTCCAGTTTTCAGGCATGAGTTCACGAATCGTTTTCCCAGCAATATACTGTTGCAAGGACTCTTTTTGCAGATCAACCAACTCATCTAATTTTGCTTCTATTTTTATATCCATTTCTGTTTGTCCAGCTTCTTGCAGCCAGTCGTTGAAGGATTTTGGAGAATTAAATAAGTGCTTCTGCAGCTGTCGATTGATCCATTTTTCTGTTTTAATGTGCATTTCCTCGTTAAAAAACCTCTTTTTGAATGTCTCAGGAGTTAACAGATGCTCAACAACTGTTCGACCCAGTTGACGAGATAGTTCATCGCGTCGTTTCGGAATGAGTCCCGGTGTCAGTGGGACTCGCCATTTCCCAATATACTTTGCCTCGTACGGCCAAAAAAGCATT is part of the Planococcus kocurii genome and encodes:
- a CDS encoding DUF445 domain-containing protein — protein: MAIVGALIGGVTNHLAIKMLFWPYEAKYIGKWRVPLTPGLIPKRRDELSRQLGRTVVEHLLTPETFKKRFFNEEMHIKTEKWINRQLQKHLFNSPKSFNDWLQEAGQTEMDIKIEAKLDELVDLQKESLQQYIAGKTIRELMPENWKAETEAKLYEGVEYAISQGTTYFESPQGRQTIKSLLDEFLESRGRFGHMLHSLLGESKPLVDRIQPEIIKFLNSPRTFELVGTLAFSEWEKVQDRRVDELLKEFDFDTALTAVKQYVREKAAISTRLNTTLAETWPGGLKWTSVNFTPLVTDFVFEQGEHKLEETILKIDMEGMVKEQVDSLPLSRLEELVLGISRREFKMITVLGAFLGGFIGIFQGIFVMILN
- a CDS encoding YlbF family regulator, coding for MTVNIYDDINKLESTFRSTDEFKKLEEAVAQVTSDKEANELFKTFRDLQISLQQKQTQGEEITEEEMMNAQSTAQAAQQNEKILAMLEAEMGLSQMIEEVNRVLIKPVQSLYESM
- a CDS encoding YhzD family protein, coding for MRTYKLTAFEQTGKQLLDETFTAETDEEARGKGQAMLEEKELINQTHRLASPAGKLILFHS
- a CDS encoding enoyl-CoA hydratase — protein: MYETIELTKQGRIGQLVLNRPKSMNAMNGTMMKELADCFESLLQDSTIQVLIIRGEGRAFSAGGDIKEMMDPEHPMDIDLVMKDVSRLAKALYTLPQITIAAIHGAAAGLAFSMALACDYVVAEENSKLAMNFIGIGLVPDGGGHFFMKERVGVPKAKQIIWSGQVLKAHDALAKGLIEEVTAEGRGLEKAEAYATEAISSPIGAKLASKHILHQWKVKELVSTLDMEAAAQSAMRKSADHLEGIQAFVEKRKPEFKGL